The Vigna unguiculata cultivar IT97K-499-35 chromosome 6, ASM411807v1, whole genome shotgun sequence genome contains a region encoding:
- the LOC114187585 gene encoding transcription repressor OFP2-like — protein MGNNRFRLSDMMPNAWFYKLKDMSKSRKKNGTHVMKNKVTSPTTSQRSQQPRYSHCFSIEPNIAGKLYNSPIYTKHSDNIFIDSPRRSSKRRTKRKTIYKPSPTVVSSPVIESFSFSSRSTNWIKPNPPQSSSDYYLSSSDTSYESNFHEYVSSESECDKFTIPDLLNGVASECSCRVSSSTNDIIIDMKNEPFTANSENLDGFDTISQLGLPPILTKPVKFDDKVIEAIELRRSAKFDEVNSHQSQAVKVSKEESSRSKRDRKTSPVSRISSASSTGIRLRVNSPKLASKKVQAYARRSVSSKAGKTSVDTGFPEGFAVVKSSLDPQRDFRESMVEMIVENNIRASKDLENLLACYLSLNSREYHDLIVKAFEQIWYDMALLGM, from the coding sequence ATGGGTAATAACAGGTTCAGATTGTCTGATATGATGCCAAATGCATGGTTCTATAAGCTCAAAGATATGAGCAAATCAAGGAAGAAAAATGGCACTCATGTTATGAAGAACAAAGTTACCTCACCAACAACCTCCCAAAGGTCACAACAACCAAGATACTCTCATTGTTTCTCCATTGAACCAAACATAGCTGGTAAGTTATACAACTCTCCTATTTACACTAAGCACTCAGACAACATATTCATTGATTCACCAAGAAGATCATCTAAAAGAAGAACCAAGAGAAAAACCATTTACAAGCCTTCTCCCACAGTTGTCTCTTCACCAGTCATAGAAAGTTTTAGTTTTAGTTCTCGTTCCACAAATTGGATTAAGCCAAATCCACCTCAGTCTTCTTCTGACTACTATCTCTCCTCCTCTGATACTTCTTATGAATCAAACTTCCATGAATATGTTTCATCTGAGTCTGAGTGTGACAAGTTCACTATTCCTGACCTGCTTAATGGAGTAGCCTCTGAATGCAGTTGCAGAGTCAGCTCTTCCACCAATGACATCATCATTGACATGAAAAATGAACCATTCACTGCAAATTCTGAAAACCTTGATGGGTTTGACACAATTTCACAATTAGGCCTTCCTCCGATATTGACAAAGCCAGTGAAGTTTGATGATAAGGTCATTGAAGCCATTGAGCTGAGAAGATCAGCTAAATTTGATGAGGTAAATTCTCATCAATCTCAAGCTGTTAAAGTTAGCAAAGAGGAAAGCAGTAGAAGTAAGAGAGACAGAAAAACCAGTCCAGTATCTAGAATTTCCTCTGCTAGTTCTACTGGTATAAGACTTAGAGTCAATTCTCCAAAACTGGCAAGCAAGAAAGTTCAAGCCTATGCAAGAAGGAGTGTTTCATCCAAAGCAGGTAAGACCTCAGTGGATACAGGATTTCCAGAGGGATTTGCAGTTGTTAAGTCCTCACTTGATCCACAAAGAGACTTCAGGGAATCGATGGTGGAGATGATAGTGGAGAACAATATCCGAGCATCAAAAGATTTGGAGAACTTGCTTGCATGCTATCTTTCACTGAATTCAAGGGAATACCATGATCTCATTGTCAAAGCATTTGAGCAAATTTGGTATGACATGGCTCTACTTGGAATGTAA
- the LOC114188523 gene encoding EPIDERMAL PATTERNING FACTOR-like protein 6: MEKKISHANNNLINKTNFFFFMLSLLFTTTTTTNATTIACLDATKCPMLPKTHAEDHQGRVGHGMVFEGKAEVSSDWSRRFLVGPGSSPPLCTSKCGSCTPCRPVHVTVPPGTPVTAEYYPEAWRCKCGNKLNMP; this comes from the exons ATGGAGAAGAAGATATCACATGCCAACAACAACTTgataaacaaaacaaacttctttttcttcatgctGTCACTCCtcttcaccaccaccaccaccactaatGCCACTACCATTGCATGTTTAG ATGCAACCAAGTGCCCCATGTTGCCCAAAACTCATGCAGAAGATCATCAG GGGAGAGTTGGACATGGCATGGTGTTTGAAGGCAAAGCAGAGGTTTCCTCGGATTGGTCAAGGAGGTTTCTGGTTGGACCTGGGTCATCACCACCCCTCTGCACCTCCAAGTGTGGCAGCTGTACACCCTGCAGACCGGTGCATGTGACGGTGCCGCCGGGCACTCCGGTGACTGCGGAGTACTACCCGGAAGCGTGGAGGTGCAAGTGTGGTAACAAGTTGAACATGCCTTGA